The sequence GATCAGTGTGTTTCATTAATCAAGGGCAAAGGTCCTAAATTGGTAGTTGTACTTAACAAgtagatgattaaaaaaaaaagacattgccAATAACTTTAGCACTATTGATAATATTAAGGATGGCTAAAGATAAAAATTATCCTCAGTAGCATGTAGCTTATGTCTGTATTACTTCTCTTCATTGTTTTCTTCAATCTTGTGTTGTTGGAGATATTCTGGAGAGTAGAAGTTGTTTGTACAAGAGGCTTCCACATTCTGGTTAGTCAGTGCATGCAACTAGGAATTCTGTTCTACAGTGATGTACAGATCCTTATTTTGGTCAGCAGAAGCATCTAAACTAAGGTAGAAGTTCAATGCCTCCATACCTTTTAAATCACTAAAACGTTTAGAAAAAGCTAATTTTTCACTTCAGGGGCAGAAGTGTTCAACAGTCTGACGAGTTGTACAGAAGTGGACCTGTTCACATGATACCTTGCTAAAAGGAGGAACAGATATTCTAGATTAAGCAAGATATTCAGCCTTCATGAGTTCTCAAGACTCGTTTTTATCTTGGATTATGAAGCTTCTTTTTGTAATGTTcctttttttagttaaaaataaactagaaacCTTTAATATACCATCTTTTAACACTTCTTATGGGGTATTTGTGCTGCTGAGCTGCTACAGTTTCAGTGGAGATTGTTGAAAAATTCTTATAATAGAAAATAGTACCTtccagaatttttaatttttgcagttaaaaaaaaaaaccaaacaaaactggGAAGAGTCTTGTAGAATTATTTTGGGGGcactatatatatacataacaCACAAATAAATTTGTGTAACATCCAAAAGTTATAAATATTATAGAagaataattataaataaataggATCGATACAGATTCATATATTAGAACTATAAATGAGacaaatatatgaatatatgaacAAGGTATAATGTGTATATTTGtattatatatgtaaaatattatatttgtttatttttctttaacagatgAAGAACTGGAAGAGAAGATACTTTCAGTTAGATGAAAACACAATAGGGTATTTCAAGTCTGAACTGGTAAGTTTCCAAACGTGTGTTATTTTCCATGTACATAATTGCAAATAAATCTAAAGAAATATGCTTGTATTGGAAAGATGTGCTGTACTGCTCCTGCAACTCTGAACTCTATACTGTAATAACTTTTCATgttcaggaagaacaaaaaattaaTAGGGTGGCTGTTAACTCAGACTTCAGTCTTGTCTTTGGGAGCCTGGCTGTATGGCACTGAAGAACAGTAGTGGGATACATTCTACAATCACCCTGATTTTTGTATTCGTATCTTATGTCACTTTGTACTCACATAAAATTGGGTCCTTGAAACAGCTGATCATTATGTGGGGAGACAAAGCTTAGAATTATTAATTTAAAGTTAGAATTATGAGGTGTTTTCTCATACAAATGATGGGATCTTTTCCCACACACTTCTTTCACCAGGGCAGCCAAGACAAAGAGTTCTGCTGCTCAGAAGCAACacttacagagtctgttttggttCCATGATCTTTCTTCCTCACTCATCACTCCTCAACCTTTTGAACAGTTTTGACCACATGTTAAATGCCTTCAGgcttcatttaaaaatgaagtgacTCGTATTGGAGACAGTCTGTTTTTCCCAAAAAGGAGTCCCACACTTACTAAACATGAGAAAATCTGTATCTAAGGAGTGAAGTCTGAGTTGTAGAGTATTATAAATTAAGGAATTGAGTTTACAGGCCAACTGTAAGATGTAAAATGTGAAGAACCTGAATTTCAGGCTGTTTCTGAAGAGaacttttgctttacttttaatGAGGGAGCATACAACAGTAGCAGGAGTTTGATCTTGCATCATTATCTTTGTTACTGTCAGCATAACACAGTTCTGACTCATTGCCTATAATAAaccctttgtttttatttaaaaaaaaatctgagtgcAGATTGCTCACAAGCAAGTTCTCACTCAGTGGAGAATTGTACTGTGTGAGAGTATACTAGAAAGGTGGTAGAAATGCATACACTTTTAGTGTTTCATCGTGCTCTTTTCAGTTTaactgttttgaagaaaataaaatcttgtagTGTGCTCTGTTCTTCAGGCTAATATCCCCTTTCTGCAGTTTGAGGAAGGTACTGGACTGACCGTCTGTCAGACTAGAGGGAAGTAGATCCTGCTTCACAATTTTTACTGAAATTAGGGGGTCTTGCATTTTAAGTCATCCCTCTTCAGGGAATTAAGTACTGAGTAAATAGACAATATAGTGTCCTTTTATTGGACTACAGTGGTTAATCAAAGAATTCCATGGTTAGGAAACCTGATCATGATAATCATGTTTCataatgtttttttaaacaattaggATCCGCCTTGTCAGTAATGTGTGGGGTCTCCTGTTCCTAATGAGAGTAATACAAAGATAGGAAAAAAGTTCAGTAGTGGTTGTTTGTCATGCCTTTGTGGTTAAGAAGGCTAAGGCATGGAGGTTGTGTTTGGCTAGTGTAGCATCAGACTTCTGATTCTGGAAAACAACTTTCTTTTGGACTTCAGTTCTCAGTAGCTGCAGTCTTCAGTCAAGTATGGCTCTTTCTTGAAATCGGTTTGTCCTGACAGCCAACCTGCTCACCAGTACTTCAAATGACTCCTACTGGATGTCTTGAGGTGCTGTTGTTTTGCATCTGTAGAAATATATCTGTGTTCTGCtctcaaaaatgtaaaaaaaaaaaaaaagttgagattttttaaaattgaaaaatgtgtggattctggggattttttttgttgtgattgTTTGGTGGTGTGATGAGTCTGTGTCTCCCCTTCCACACTCCCTCATAATTATCTCTCCTCTTTTCAGTTTGAGGAAAAGCCCATGTCAGTCTTGAAATACAACAATATCAGACTCAGAAAATTATCATTTCTGAGCTGAGGTCTTTCCTGCAACATGTGTCGGTGTTCCAGGGATGATCTTGCAGTTCACATTTGATGTATTCAAAAACTCTCTTGTAATGGATGGGTGAACCTAGAAAGAgtagggaggggagagggggaaagaggggcaaaataacagaaaacactGAGTTTTAAACTCTGTACATTTGATCAGCTATAGACACAAATGATCTCATGAAAACTGACATTTGAGGATGGTTATATTTGAGTGACATTTGATGTTTGCTGTAACAACATAAATCTCTTAAGTATACGTAATAGAAATTGTAAAGAAAGTAATCATTTCAGAGCTGATAGCTTTTGTTTTGTCTATAAGCTGAAGCCAACTGCAGTAGTCCATTGTAACATTGCTTAAAGAAAACACAGTAGAGGTAAAATAAattgttgtttgttttactgcAACAACCACAGGAAAATAATTGTATGACATCATGTTGTCGTGGCAAAAGTGAAAGTATTTCTGTTTGAATgctctcaccttttttttctgttgtgtgaaGCTTTGACAGAATTGTAATACTTTATGGTAACAGAATTTTCATATGCTTTAAGAATACTAGCTCTTTTACAGGTTTTGATACGATTGatttctttgtattatttttaattgtattgaGTATAGGGTACAACTAATCTTATTTAAAGCCGTATCATGAGGTACAGTTAACAAAGCAACTTTATTGTAGCATTTCATAGCAAATAAATATAATGGCTTTACTGAAATAAACTGCTTGAGGCCAGATTCAATTTTGTGATCTAGTTAGGGGAAGGGAGCAGGGGTGGTTTTCCTCATTATGGCAAGGTGAATgactgtttgggggttttttgtttcttgatttttgCTTCCTCTTCGTTGTAAGTGCCATGGTTGGTTTAATACTTAGAAAAGTAAGATTTTGGTTGACATCACCTTTTACATAAGTGACTGCCTTGAAAGTCTCATTTACCATAAGTCTGCTGCTGTCAACTGTCCTGACCTCTGGCTTTTTGACTGACTGTATTCTAGGTGTTAGATATactttactgaaatatttttgcttttttttttttttttcctaggaaaaggAACCTCTCAGGGTTATACCACTTAAGGAGGTCCATAAAGTTCAGGAATGCAAACAAAGGTGAGGAGAGAAGCACTGATACGATTACATGGCATGTAGCTCCCTGCCTTGTGATGGCTAGACTGCTCACTGGATGGAAACAGTGGAGAACTTTTTAATAACTTCAGTGGATGTGTGCATGGGTGGTACCCTTTACTTACAGGACAGTGAGTAGTTTTGTGCATAAAACTGGTTTTGAGGGTTCTGCATTAGTGTGCCTTTCAAACTTGTAACATTCAGTAGAATGTAAATGCATTGGACAAGGGTGGAACAAAGGAGTATGATGCAGTCGTGAGGGAGACGTGCATGGGTGCTGTCTGATTTCAGGAGTCTCTATTCTGCTCATATAATCTCTTAACCTTTAGAGGACATTACCTTATGCTGGATGGCTGAATTCAGATAAGAATACTTTCTCCTGCTCTTTTCCTCCCACCAAATGGCAATATACTAAGGTATTATTTGCCTTTGTAGTTTCATTTTTTAGCAGGCTACTGCTTAGGACTAATAGTTTGCAAAGACACAACAAAATATAAATGTGAAACTTTACAGAAGGTTGActaaaacaagaaatatttttaaacttaacaTGATATGGTTTAGAATGCTCCAATTGAAAATATGTATAGCACGCATGCCCACCGATAAAATAAAGAGTCTTAGGACTAAAATGAGTAAGAGgtgatggttttctttttctacttagtatttaccaaaaaaacaacagtagcatgataaagaaatgcagaaaatcttGAGTTCCGATTCCTCTGCACATCCTagagtctttttaaaataaagttgtaCTTGCCGTTGAcgtatttttgtgtgttttcatttACAGTGATATAATGATGAGAGACAATCTCTTCGAAATTGTAACAACTTCTCGAACGTTTTATGTacaggtaatttattttttaaacttcgGGCAAAAGCAGGGGACTTCCATAGTCAAAGCAAAGAAGCACTGCTGTTGTGCTTTGTATTTAACTATGACGTGATTTATGGAGGGAATGTGATCTTCATTACCTTTCAGAAAGGTGAATGTAAGAAATACTCCGTGTAACAGCAACTGTTTTGTTGGTAGTGTGTGAAAGCAACAGTAAATCCTAATGTGATTTTGTTGACATTTGGGTCTTCAAATTCTGTAGGATCGACTCAATATTTTAAATCTTATACATAAAAATTCAGTACTTCAAAATAGAGTGAGTTTTCATATTCAAGTTAGTTGCCACATTAAAATGTCCGCTAAAGCACGGCAACATTTAGGCTTCAGTACCTATTTGGTGGTACGTATCCATATGCACTTTATTCGCTGTATCTCTGTTACCTGTTAAATGTTTGGATGTAATGTAAGTCACAAAGACTTGCTTTTCCTAGCAATGTGATGCTTATAGtactggaaataatttctgagttTCTCTGGTAGGATCAGGAAGGCCTCTATAGTCTCATACAGGCAGTGGTGCTAGATGCTGAGTGAGGAACATAATGAAGTGACATGTTGCAGATGTTTCTTGCTGGATGGATGTGCTAGTTTAATAAAGCTGCAACCTAATGAGAGAGCTTTAGTTTCTTATCTGTTTTTATCCCCGATATGTGCACCCTTGGTATTACTGTTAATCTATTGCGGTTTTGTTGGATTGTTGTTCTAAGTACGTGTATGGCTGACCCCCGACAGagagactgatttttattttgctgtaactCTTCAGTAAATACCTCATAGAAGTAAAGTGCAACAGTGACTGAAAAGTGCAGAAGTTATGTCATTGGCCAAAGTCTGCAAAGAGGAGTCAGCTGATCTCCTGTAAGAAATTCTGTGGgtgctttaatatttttctttgctgaaaagtaaaaatttgaGTCTAGAGTGTGCAAATagtgttaaaaaaatacttatttcttgcttatttttttttatataactaTATACAGATAATAGTAAATTCAGGGTAAGATTTTAAGAAATGCCTGGGTTAAGAAATTAAGTCCCTATGGCTTTAAATAACAGGCTACTAAAGTAGGGTAAGGCTGTCACTTTAATGCAGATGGTCAGGATGCTGGGAAAGTTGAGAGTTGGTTACGTTAAATACAATACATATTGTTCCAGGCTGACAGTCCAGAAGACATGCACAGTTGGATAAAGGCAATTTCTGGGGCCATTGTAGCACAGCGGGGACCTGGAAGATCAGCAGCTTCCGTATGTTATTCTGAACCTCAGAGAAAACGTGATTAGTTGATGTTCACTTGTGCACATGAAGTTCTagttgtttcttccttttgcctGTCCTCTATCCTGTCCTGTAGTAACGTGGCATCTTTGCATGAACTTTCATACAGAATGGCAtaaaatactttgcatttttaattgAGCACTTATCGTAGTTTTACATGTATGTAATTTTATGTGCACTGTATTGTCTTGAACACGTAGATAATGCAAATGCTAACGTAGAAAAGTTCTTCTGAGTTCAGTATGATCTTTGTCACTATGCTGCTACTAGTTTGGAAGTAAAATTGAAACTTTCTAATTCCTGCGAGGTGTTCCTGTGAATTGCAGAATTTTGCAATCAAACAGCAATATTCTAATTTGGTTTTATCAACTCTACTAAATTGTCATTTTCTATTGTCGATAGTTCATCATATATGCAGATACAGGTTCAAATTTAAAGTAACTTCGCTGAGAGATCTCTGCTCGCATGAATTAGTTTTTGCTGTTGGGAATGTAGTGTGAACACCATCTAGCATTGCTGAACTGAGGCACTGGGACAGATGTTAGTATTTGTGAAGCCCTGTGGATGCCAGCATTTCACACTTATTTGCATTTAAACGGTATTTGGATGTTCAGTACAAAGTACATTAACTTGTGAACAGCGAAGGTTGCTGTAGTGTCACAGTGTCTCCCAGTATTTAACAAATGGAATACTTTCCAGTTCAGATGGTGCAAGCTATGGTTTTCACTTTCTGGCTATGGGATGTTTTGTAATAAGCTGAATATATCATTACCCCCACAATCTGAAATCTAATCGTTTAAGTCTGGCTTTTGACTACACATTAGCATTGGTATTGCGTTTCTGTTAATTCAGTCTAAGCACTCAATTATTTtaggcagctgggagctgcttcatgcttttaaataaaacttcccatcctaaattctgtttctttttgggGGAATGAAAATATGCAGATGACTTCCCTTtgtgtatgcttttttttttgtggggctAACTGAGCAATCTAGCTATTACTGTCTGcatcacttctttctttttccctctcttctcctctttccccaaGTATAGGTTACTCTAATCTTAGCTTTGCACTGTGTTCCAGATGCGGCAGGCCAGAAGGCTGTCGAATCCTTGTATACAGAGGTATACATCAAGAACTGGTGAATGCAGCACGTATGTGGGCTCTCATGTAAACTTGCCTTCTTAACAGAGGGCTGGGACTAGAGACTAATTTGCActataaaaaactaaaaaaaaatgctACCTGTTGTCATTATCATTACTGAAGACTAACTCATAAATTATATCATTCACTTACAGGTttgcactgtttttttcttttaaagtaattgGAAATTAAAAATGGCAGAAATGTATTTATACTTCAAAGCATACTATATATTTAAACATAAGTTATGTGGTGTCATTTTAATAGGAAAGTATTAAAACTAATTTGCATGAGAGTTCATATTTCCATTTTACTTTACATTTATTTGAAACTGcgcaaaagcaaaattaaatttaagctACCCACAAACTAATACAGATGCGTGCACACAAAGAATGCACGTCATAACTCTGGCAGTTGGAAGGGTAATATTGTAGCCTGATTTGCATGGCTTATAAGTCTCTGCATGAAATTATTAGTTCAAACATAGAAGCATTATAATGTATAATCGGTACACTGTTCAAAGCAGTACACCTTAGGAGTTACACAGCAGCATAGTCTCTTAACTGTGAAATTACAGTCAGTGTGGGTAGTAAAATCTTGAGTATTCTTCAGTTCAATTCAGCAAGTTTATTATAGAGATCTTGTCCTAATATCCCTTACTTCTGTCCTATTTGTTGAACTAAAATTATTCATACCATGAAGAATAGTGGGTAAATCACTGAATCATATGTTCTTCTAAAGCAAAAAGTGGAGTATCAGGTCAGGTATGAAATAAGGTGATGTAAGTAATGTGAAATACTTCACTGAAATTGAACACAACTGAagtccaaacaaaaaaaaaaattgcacagctCCTAccaaataatattatttaatttataaaaagaaatacgGTAGCACTTGGCAGAATCCATTCTGTTTAAAATTACGAATTCACATCATAGCATTCTAAAAGAAACTTGgaaaactgctgtgaaaaaataagtatttcattTAAGATGTATCTTTGCATCTTGGACACACATCTGTGATGTTTTTTTTGCTAACAAACGCGCTTGAAAAGTGACTTGGTTGGTGTACAGCCGTGGGCTCGCAGATTTCTCTAGTTCCTGTACTAACACTGGTGATGGCAGAagtggcagcagctgcagctcctaAAGCCTGCAGAGGGAAGTACGCACTGCATCATCGCATGGCGTCTGGTTGTGTCACCTCCCACTGTATCCAGCACTGGTTTAGATACCCCAGGTATTGAGACATCTGTACAGAACTGATAGATATGATGCAGAACCTGGGGAATTTTTGTTCTGGAGATAGAGCTGTAGATCAGGCAGGATATCCTAGGATATCTAAAATGTCACTCTGCCTATGCTTTAGACATCTAAATCATTCCTAGGTAGGCTGGGAACGTGTTTCTGCCAGTAAGTAAATGGTGGAAGCTTCTTTTCACAGTATCAATCTAATAGAGTTGTATAAAGGTCAACAGAATGGCAGATAACAATAATAAACTCAAAAAATAACTTGACAGAAAGAATAGCTTAAAGATCAGTTTTCTTTCTAGGTCCGTCCACTTTGGACACTGTCACACAGTCGTGATAGCATAAAATAGTTACTGTTTTTGTTTAGTCCCTGGAACAAATTGGGGAGATAAGTACCCCAAGAGGAGGGAACTCTGAAATGTCCATTACTTCAGGATTTAGGGTATGAGTGCCTGGTGTGTACAAATATGTTggaatacatttttctcttgGAAGGATGGCCCTTCCAGCGGCCTTAAAGTGTGTATCTTCAAAAGGTTACTTAACACCTTAGTAAAATGAGAAGCTTCTTTTTGCTGGACTGTATTATAAAGTCTAAAGAGCTGCTGAGCTTGATTTGAGAAATTTAATTTCCTCAAATGAAGAAACTGATGTTGCTGTCACTGCTGTAAGCTCACATTTAATAACACGCTGCCTTGAGGAAAGcacctgcctcctgctgctgtggCTGATGCTTCGCTTTGTGTATTTTCtgccttgatttattttttttttctgagagtgaAATCTAAAACTGCGTCTTTTCAACAGTGAATTCATCTGACACGTGCTCTTCTTTTCCAGGAGCATACCGAGTCTTCTTCCGAACCCAACCATGCTCTCCGTTCTGCCATCCCAGCCCCAACCACCTCACATTCCACCACCACTCACGGCAGCCCTCTGGTCCCAAACCCTCACGCCAAATACCCTGCCTTGGAGAAGCGAGGATTTCACGAATCTTTTACCAAGGCCAAGCCAGGGAGCTACAAGATCCAGGTTGTCGCTCCAAGAGAATCAGCTTCCAAAGTGACTGAACGGGGCTTCTTGGAACCCCAAAGTAAAAATGGCACTCAGGAACAGGATCCTGGCCTTGTGGATCTGGATGATGCAAGCCTTCCAGTTAGTGATGTGTAGCGATGGAAGTGTTTGGAGAATGATCCATTTGTTCGGTCCTCTAATTTCCTTGCTTGGACTTTTAACCAAAGAAAATTATAggaaatgagaacaaaaaaaccggaacactgatatttttttttatatatatatgtacgtgtgtgtttctgtgcacacatgtgtatatataatgtGTTTGTATATTGCCTTTCAGCTGAGGGTCTGAAATGGACCTTAGGCATTTTCTCAAAGCCTGATAGTAAATTACTTACTAGGAAGGGGCCAAACTGcacaatttagaaataaaaaaacaaaagacaaaaacaaaaaaagtactACTGCAAGTAAGCAAGGTACCAGCAACTTTTCATTCCTAATCTGGAGAATTTACTAAATTTACAACTAATGCTATATTGCAGAAAACTTATTGCCAACAAATGTGACTACTTAATTTCCTTTTGAACTACAGTAATATTTTGGGCATAGATGAGAATTGTTTCCCTCCATGACTTTCAGATACCAGAAAATGCACAAGatgtttcttctgttctttagGATCAACAGTGTCAACTGATTTGTTATCAGAACGAGAATTCTGAACTCTCTTGGAATTCTAATCATGGTGCTGTAAAATTTccactaaaataatattttgaatagTCAGCCTATTTTTGATGCACTCCTAAAGGTGGGTTATAATTTTTTGCACGTTTGGGTTTTAATGGACTGCATGTAATGGTGTTTTGGAGGGGGGGAGAAGAGAAATTGGACTTTTGAATTTGGACACTTTAGATCTTTTGAACCAAGTAGGGTTTCTATTGTGTTACATTAGGCTTTgcagcaattatttttcttaaatgtctaAATGTATTGGGTTACTGTTTTGAGAATGGTTTCCTTATCAGTGCTTCGTGAACAGTTCTTGTTTCTACATGGATCAGTGGAAGACTCATCTAGTTTTGTCATTATTGGTACTGAACTGTTCATAGTCCTGCAGTTGTGGCCTGTAACTTTTGGTGCACTAATAA comes from Athene noctua chromosome 5, bAthNoc1.hap1.1, whole genome shotgun sequence and encodes:
- the PLEKHA1 gene encoding pleckstrin homology domain-containing family A member 1 isoform X2 is translated as MPYVDRQNRICGFLDIEENENSGKFLRRYFILDTREDNLVWYMDNPQNLPSGSPPVGFIKLTYISKVSDATKLRPKAEFCFVMNAGMRKYFLQANDQQDLVEWVNVLNKATKITVPKQSDPLCQMDNANRQAESPGGKKQVSYRTEIVGGVPIITPTQKEEISECSEGGDRNYLKRSQSHLPYFTAKHPPDNAIIKAGYCVKQGAVMKNWKRRYFQLDENTIGYFKSELEKEPLRVIPLKEVHKVQECKQSDIMMRDNLFEIVTTSRTFYVQADSPEDMHSWIKAISGAIVAQRGPGRSAASEHTESSSEPNHALRSAIPAPTTSHSTTTHGSPLVPNPHAKYPALEKRGFHESFTKAKPGSYKIQVVAPRESASKVTERGFLEPQSKNGTQEQDPGLVDLDDASLPVSDV
- the PLEKHA1 gene encoding pleckstrin homology domain-containing family A member 1 isoform X5 is translated as MRIVENFCGDTSFWTHEKTIWCGTWITHRIFLLDLHQLDSLNLPIFQSDATKLRPKAEFCFVMNAGMRKYFLQANDQQDLVEWVNVLNKATKITVPKQSDPLCQMDNANRQAESPGGKKQVSYRTEIVGGVPIITPTQKEEISECSEGGDRNYLKRSQSHLPYFTAKHPPDNAIIKAGYCVKQGAVMKNWKRRYFQLDENTIGYFKSELEKEPLRVIPLKEVHKVQECKQSDIMMRDNLFEIVTTSRTFYVQADSPEDMHSWIKAISGAIVAQRGPGRSAASEHTESSSEPNHALRSAIPAPTTSHSTTTHGSPLVPNPHAKYPALEKRGFHESFTKAKPGSYKIQVVAPRESASKVTERGFLEPQSKNGTQEQDPGLVDLDDASLPVSDV
- the PLEKHA1 gene encoding pleckstrin homology domain-containing family A member 1 isoform X1 — its product is MPYVDRQNRICGFLDIEENENSGKFLRRYFILDTREDNLVWYMDNPQNLPSGSPPVGFIKLTYISKVSDATKLRPKAEFCFVMNAGMRKYFLQANDQQDLVEWVNVLNKATKITVPKQSDPLCQMDNANRQAESPGGKKQVSYRTEIVGGVPIITPTQKEEISECSEGGDRNYLKRSQSHLPYFTAKHPPDNAIIKAGYCVKQGAVMKNWKRRYFQLDENTIGYFKSELEKEPLRVIPLKEVHKVQECKQSDIMMRDNLFEIVTTSRTFYVQADSPEDMHSWIKAISGAIVAQRGPGRSAASVTLILALHCVPDAAGQKAVESLYTEEHTESSSEPNHALRSAIPAPTTSHSTTTHGSPLVPNPHAKYPALEKRGFHESFTKAKPGSYKIQVVAPRESASKVTERGFLEPQSKNGTQEQDPGLVDLDDASLPVSDV